CGAGCGTCTCTCGACGAGCGAAGCTACACCTTCCAGGCTTCGACCCAGTACAACCGCGACCTGGTGGATTGGTGCGACGGCCTGTCCCTGGTCTCCGGCATCGACTACCGGTACTGGACGACCCACAACGAGACACTCACGTCGGCGGTCTCGCTCGATCCGAATGACGACGACTTCCATCTGGGGAGCGGGTTCATCCAGTTCGAGTACGACCTCTTCGACGATCTCCTGACGCTGATCGCGGGGACGAAGCTCTCCGTGAACAGCTGGTCCGGATTCGAGTACCAGCCGTCCGGGCGCTTCGTGCTCCGTCCGGTCGACGGTCACGTCATCTGGGGGGCCGTCTCGCGCGCCGTTCGGACGCCGACCTCGATCGACAACGATCTCAACGCGTTCATCGGTCCCGTCAACCTCGTGGGCGACCGCGACTTCGCCTCGGAAGAGCTCTTCGCCGTCGAGCTCGGCTACCGGTTCTTCGATCTCGACTGGCTGACGCTCGAATCGACCGCCTTCTTCAACGACTACGAGGACGTCTCGAACCTGGTCGGTCCTCCTCCGGTCGGGCCCTTCGTGTTCCAGAATCCCGGCAGCGCCCACGTCGTCGGCGCGGAGTTCGAGCTGACCGTCCTGCCGACGGAGTGGTGGCGCTTCAGCGCGAGCTACAGCTTCCTCGAGTTCCTGCACGAGCACGCCTCCCGCAGTGCCATCGGCCAGGGCGGCACCTCGAATCGCACCCAGCCGGAACACCAGGTCGTCCTCCGTTCGGTGTTCGACGTCCTCGAGAACCTCGAGTTCGACACCTCCGTCTACTGGGTCGACGGGCTCGGTGCCGTCACGCCGGTCCTGCGGAGCAACAACATCCGTCAGTACTGGCGCGTGGATCTCCGCCTCGGATGGCAGCCGCTCGACTGGATGGAGCTCGCGCTCGTCGGTCAGAACCTGAACGACGCGCGGCACGCGGAGTACAACGACGTCCAGGGCAACCAGTCGACGCAGGTACCGCGATCCGGATACCTGATGGTCACGCTGGAGCTCGACGAGCTCTACTAGGACGCGTCGCCGCTGATCTCTGGCGGGGCGGAACTCGAGAGGGTTCCGCCCCTTCGCGTTTCGGAGCGTCGTCCCGTCGGGCGCTCCACGGAGCCGCTATGCTGCGGCGCCGGAGGAACTCAGCATGTCCATCGTCGACGACGTGACGGCCCAGGTGAAAGAGGCCATGAAGGCCAAGGACGAGCGGCGCCTCGCCGCGCTCCGCTCGATGCGGACCGCCTTCCTGAACGAGATGAAGAAGGACGGGTCCGACTCGATCTCCGACGAGGTCGCCGAGGGGCTCATGCGCAAGCTCGAGAAGCAGCGCAAGGAGTCGATCGAGGCCTTCGACAAGGGCGGTCGACCGGAGATGGCGGAGGCCGAGAGGGTCGAGCTCGCCGTGATCCAGGAATTCCTGCCTCAGCTCGCCGACGAGGCGCAGACCCGAACCTGGGTCGAAGAGGCGATCGCCTCGACCGGCGCCTCCGAGAAGAAGGACATGGGCAAGGTCATGGGCGCATTGATGGGCGCCCACAAGGCCGAGCTCGACGGGGCTCTTGCGCGTCGACTCGTTCAGGACATTCTGTCCTGATCGGCGACGGTCGGCGCTGCGCGCCTCCCGACGAGCCCTCAGGGGCTCGTCTTGCGCTGAGGGCTCCCGTGCCTCTCCGGGACCGGAGTGGCGAAGGAAGTCCGTGACGGCTCAGGGGTAAAAGCGGCTGATCGTCTCGATGATGCAGGCGGGGCGGTCGTTGCCCTCGATCTGGATCGTGATCGTGACCTTGGCCTGGAAGCCGCCGTCCTTCGTCTCCTCGACGCTGGTGATCGCGCCGGTTCCGCGGATCTTCGACCCGACGGGCACGGGGGAGGGGAAGCGGATCTTGTCGCATCCGTAGTTCACGCCCATCGAGGCGTTCTGGACCTCGAGCAGCTGGGGCAGGAACAGGTTCGCCAGGGACGCCGTCAGGTAGCCGTGGGCAATCGGCGCGCCGAAGGGACCGTCCTTCGCCTTCTCGATGTCGACGTGGATCCACTGGTGGTCGCCGGTCGCGTCGGCGAAGGTGTTGATCCGCTCCTGCGAAATCTCGAGCCAGTCGGTTTCACCGAGATCGGCTCCGACGTGGCTCGGAAGGTCGGCGGGCTTGGGGACGACGAGCATGGCAGTCTCCGGTCGGGGCAGGCCGCTTCGGCCTAGAGCCCCAGGTGTTTCGCGATTCGCTCGCGGTG
Above is a genomic segment from bacterium containing:
- a CDS encoding TonB-dependent receptor is translated as RASLDERSYTFQASTQYNRDLVDWCDGLSLVSGIDYRYWTTHNETLTSAVSLDPNDDDFHLGSGFIQFEYDLFDDLLTLIAGTKLSVNSWSGFEYQPSGRFVLRPVDGHVIWGAVSRAVRTPTSIDNDLNAFIGPVNLVGDRDFASEELFAVELGYRFFDLDWLTLESTAFFNDYEDVSNLVGPPPVGPFVFQNPGSAHVVGAEFELTVLPTEWWRFSASYSFLEFLHEHASRSAIGQGGTSNRTQPEHQVVLRSVFDVLENLEFDTSVYWVDGLGAVTPVLRSNNIRQYWRVDLRLGWQPLDWMELALVGQNLNDARHAEYNDVQGNQSTQVPRSGYLMVTLELDELY
- a CDS encoding GatB/YqeY domain-containing protein → MSIVDDVTAQVKEAMKAKDERRLAALRSMRTAFLNEMKKDGSDSISDEVAEGLMRKLEKQRKESIEAFDKGGRPEMAEAERVELAVIQEFLPQLADEAQTRTWVEEAIASTGASEKKDMGKVMGALMGAHKAELDGALARRLVQDILS
- a CDS encoding MaoC family dehydratase; translated protein: MLVVPKPADLPSHVGADLGETDWLEISQERINTFADATGDHQWIHVDIEKAKDGPFGAPIAHGYLTASLANLFLPQLLEVQNASMGVNYGCDKIRFPSPVPVGSKIRGTGAITSVEETKDGGFQAKVTITIQIEGNDRPACIIETISRFYP